The window ATTAAGAGCCGGATATGCCTATGACCCATCGTGTATCAAAAACAATCGTCTTGACCCATTAGTGCCTGACAGCGATAAGCATGCAATAACAGTTGGTTTTGGCTACAGGTGGAAGAAATGGACATTTGATATTTCAAATATGGCTCTCTTTTTTGAAACTGCATCTACCCATACAGCCAAGGCAGGATTCAATAATATGTTTGATTTTGATGCAAAATACAGAACATTCGCCAATCTGACATCGATTAGCTTAAGTTATAAATTTTAAGGTTATATAATGAAAGAACGATTATTATTTGCTTTTGGAACAAATTTTAACTTAGGAGGTTGCCTATGAAATTTAAAAAAGCTCTTTTGGCAATAGGTATTTCTTTTGCTCTCTGTTTTGCTATGAATATAGATGCGGCGCAGAAGTCGTACCGCTACAAAAAGAAGAAACCCTTTCAAGGAAAATTTGTAGGTAAAATTACTCAGGATAGTATAACTTACAAAGTCTATTACAAGATAAAGCAGGATGGCACATCACTTTCAGGTCAGATTAAAACAAAGCTCAATGGCCAGACTGTTTTACCTCTAACCTTTACAGGGAAAGTTGATAACAGCGGAAAAATGGCAACTATTACCCTTTTAGGTGAAGGAGGAATGGATCCTACGGAAATCCCCAACAGTGGAATACCAAGTGACAATGTAAGAGTTTATTTGAGAAGGAAGGGAAGAATAGGGCTCAAGATGTATTATGTCAATGACAGTGGACAGAAGATGGCAAAGACAGTCAAATACAAAAGAATTAAATAAATAATTAAGCAGACATACCAATTTCAAAGGCAGTCGTAATGACTGCCTTTTTTTAATGTGATACATTAATAATTATAAAATAACTTATTGAATAACCAATTCTTTTTTCTTTTGTTTATACATATCAATAGAATCAACGGGCGTAGGATTGACTCCTCTTAGGATAGCTAAATAGTAACTAATCCAATCGCCCAAATAACATTGAGTGATAAGACAGGATAAGCGTGATTCTCCCTTTCCGCACACATTTATTACCTCATGTCCTGCTTCTCTGAATATATCGAGCGCAACATCCATAGACCTTTTCAGCAATGGACTTTCTTCTGTTGAACGAAGAGCAAATATTACTATATTCTTTCCCTTCTTTTCCGGATCATCGACAAGTCCGATTATTTCGTTATGGCACAATTCAGGAAAGGTGTTGTAGTAGATGTTGATTTTAGAATTTTCATTGAATTGAGTTTTCCATCGTAGCGCTGAAGCTGATGTCAGTTTTTTTGATCCCAATACGAAAATTTCACTGTCTTTGATCTTCAAAGCAAACTTTTTGGCGTTATTTTCTTGAGTTGGTGACGAAAGAGTATAGATACTTTTAAATATTTGAAGCTGATTGATTGTCTCCTTTATCTCTGATTCATCGACTGTTTTTGGGAAAAGTGTTTTAAAGATATGTAGAAGCGGATTCAAAAGATTTCCTAAAGCAGTCCTTGGCATTAAACTATCATTGACTTTAATGAATGGAATCCCTTCCTTTTCCGCTTTCATCATCATTTCCCCGCCATTTGAGAGGGCAATGATCTTTGAATTTCTTTTGATGCATTGATCCATTAATGCGAGAGTTTCCTCTGTATTCCCTGAATAGCTGATAATAATTGAAAGTGTCGTGTAATCTACAAAGGATGGGAGATAATAATCCTTTACTACTGCAATAGGCATTTTTAATTTATCAGAGAAAAGTGTTTCAATTATGTCACCGCATATTCCTGACCCACCCATTCCTCCAATCATTATTTTTTTAATGTTGCCGTATTCAGGAGGCACAGTAATATCCAAATTTGTCGAGAAATTTTCAGGCAAGTTGTCAAGCTCATGATACATTTCATCTTTATCAATTTTAAGAATACTCTTTATATCATTAAGCTTTTCTCCATCCATTTTTCCTCTCCATTAAAAGTTTATTGTCCTAATGATAACAGTGCACCTAAATGTCGTCAAGATTTGAAGAATAAAAGGATAAACTTTTTTAAATGTGAAGAAATTTTTACATTTTTCTTTATAAAATCATTAGAATTTTTTTTCTAAAAAAACTAAAAGAAGATTAATTTTGATTTACTTATTAAGGAGGGGTTTTCTATGAAATGGGAACAAGAAGCAAGAGATGCCATCAACGCAATTCCTGTGCCCGAAATAATCAAGGATATGACGACACTATATGCAGAAAAGCTTGCAAGGGCAGATGGAGTGGACACTGTAACTATGGACCATATCAACCGCACTCGCGATGATTATTTTGAGATGTTGGGAGATTCATACAAAGAAAGGATTAGCTGTGCCAGATGTGAAGGGAAATCCGATTCTGATGTTGATCCGGAAATTGAACTTAATAAAGGTCCTTCATTGTTTAGGGTTGAACTTTGTCATCAACGCTTCTTCGGGTGTCCACGCCAGATTTTGGATGTAAAAGAGGCAGGTAAAAAAGTAAAAGAGAAACTTGAAGAAATCAAGTTGACTGAAATAATCGCAGATAAGACAACCGAACCTTTTATGCCCCATAATTTTTTCACTGTTTCAATCTCTTCCTGTCCGAACAATTGTTCTGCCGCAGAAACAAAGGACTTTGGAATTTATGGTGTAAGAGAGCCGGAAATTGATGAGGAAAAATGTAATCAATGTGGTAAGTGCATAGAGGTATGCCCTGATGATGCTCTGCTCATAAAACATGGTAAAATCAAGCTAAATTCCCGTGCCTGTGTAATTTGTGGTGCATGTATCGAGGCATGTCCTGTTGGAGCAATAAAGAACAAGAAAGAAGGTGTAAGAGTGCTTGTTGGTGGAAGATTTGGGAGATGGCATACTGACGCAAAG is drawn from Candidatus Schekmanbacteria bacterium and contains these coding sequences:
- a CDS encoding 4Fe-4S dicluster domain-containing protein, which produces MKWEQEARDAINAIPVPEIIKDMTTLYAEKLARADGVDTVTMDHINRTRDDYFEMLGDSYKERISCARCEGKSDSDVDPEIELNKGPSLFRVELCHQRFFGCPRQILDVKEAGKKVKEKLEEIKLTEIIADKTTEPFMPHNFFTVSISSCPNNCSAAETKDFGIYGVREPEIDEEKCNQCGKCIEVCPDDALLIKHGKIKLNSRACVICGACIEACPVGAIKNKKEGVRVLVGGRFGRWHTDAKELFKNEPFDTAMKALEAAVDLIKNEAGEHEHLYHLVNRLGLKPIYEKIV
- a CDS encoding bifunctional phosphoglucose/phosphomannose isomerase produces the protein MDGEKLNDIKSILKIDKDEMYHELDNLPENFSTNLDITVPPEYGNIKKIMIGGMGGSGICGDIIETLFSDKLKMPIAVVKDYYLPSFVDYTTLSIIISYSGNTEETLALMDQCIKRNSKIIALSNGGEMMMKAEKEGIPFIKVNDSLMPRTALGNLLNPLLHIFKTLFPKTVDESEIKETINQLQIFKSIYTLSSPTQENNAKKFALKIKDSEIFVLGSKKLTSASALRWKTQFNENSKINIYYNTFPELCHNEIIGLVDDPEKKGKNIVIFALRSTEESPLLKRSMDVALDIFREAGHEVINVCGKGESRLSCLITQCYLGDWISYYLAILRGVNPTPVDSIDMYKQKKKELVIQ